From Girardinichthys multiradiatus isolate DD_20200921_A chromosome 3, DD_fGirMul_XY1, whole genome shotgun sequence, the proteins below share one genomic window:
- the ndufaf6 gene encoding NADH dehydrogenase (ubiquinone) complex I, assembly factor 6 isoform X3 gives MKGNMAAGVRVQHGLLSRKTSLLYSLPRKIAPNRVCIQRAAEIQTVRASTNTAGEAQHNEKYCLDLVRSRDYEGFLSCLLLPEEARRSSLALRAFNVELAQVKDSVSQKTIGLMRMQFWKTTIDEIYRDDPPNQPISTELWRAVRTHGLTKRWLTRIVTEREKDLDDRAYRNIQELEKYSENAQSSLLYLLLECLGVKNVHADHAASHIGKAQGIVTCLRATPHHSSRRKVYLPMDICMLHGASQEDFIRGSREKNVRDVVYDIASQAHVHLEHTAGNRVP, from the exons ATGAAGGGGAACATGGCAGCTGGCGTCCGTGTTCAGCATGGGTTATTAAGCAGAAAAACATCACTGCTTTACAGTCTTCCCAGAAAGATAGCACCGAACAGAGTTTGCATCCAAAGAGCGGCTGAAATACAGACTGTGAGAGCGTCAACAAACACCGCAGGCGAGGCTCAGCACAATGAGAAGTACTGTCTGGACCTGGTCAG GTCCAGGGACTACGAGGGTTTTTTGTCGTGTCTCCTCCTCCCTGAGGAGGCGCGACGCTCCTCTTTGGCTCTGAGAGCCTTTAATGTGGAGCTGGCACAG GTGAAGGACTCAGTTTCCCAGAAGACTATTGGTCTGATGCGAATGCAGTTCTGGAAGACAACCATAGACGAGATCTACAGAGATGACCCACCGAACCAGCCAATCAGCACTGAGCTGTGGAGG GCAGTGAGGACACATGGCCTAACAAAAAGATGGCTGACAAGGATTGTTACAGAGAGA GAAAAGGATCTGGATGACAGAGCCTACAGGAACATTCAGGAACTTGAGAAGTATTCAGAGAACGCACAGTCTTCACTATTATACCTGCTGCTGGAGTGCTTGG gcGTGAAAAATGTCCACGCAGATCACGCAGCGAGTCACATTGGAAAAGCTCAGGGAATCGTCACGTGTCTCAGAGCGACTCCACACCACAGTAGCCGGCGGAAAGTCTACCTACCCATGGATATATGCATGCTG CACGGAGCTTCTCAGGAGGACTTCATCCGTGGCAGCCGGGAGAAGAACGTTCGAGATGTTGTGTACGACATCGCTAGTCAGGCTCATGTGCACCTTGAACAT